The following is a genomic window from Mus pahari chromosome 1, PAHARI_EIJ_v1.1, whole genome shotgun sequence.
TTGTAATGTCCCATTTCTAACATCTTCTTTTCTCTCAGCTCTGGCTACTCTGAAACCACAGGCTGGACTTATTGTACCTCAGGCTGTGCCAAGCTCACAGCCCAGTGTTGTGGTAAGTGTTCCCTTCCAGGCTCTAATAGCTGCCCCTTACACAGAAGTTTTTGGTGTTGTgagcccctcccactccctctttcttttctgcagGGTGCAGGAGAGCCCATGGATTTGGGTGAGCTGGTGGGAATGACCCCTGAGATTATCCAGAAGGTGAGTCATGTGCTCCTCTGATGGGACTGCAGTCCCTCCATTAGTACCACAGGCATTGGGAGCCCATGAGAGTCTCTCACGGTGGGCAATGTAGGGAGCCTGCACTGCCGATCGAGAGCTTTCTGATGAGGCTTACTTTAGTCTGGCTTTCTGTGTCTCATTTCCGTGGCTTCTGAATAAATGAGGTGTGTGTACTTCACAGACTTGTTGTGGGAAAGATTTAATTACTGATAGGGGCAGTTTTTAGCTCTTGCGGTTATTACGATCTTCGTTGATATTGAGCCATTTTGTTAGTCTTAGTATTGATTTTGAAGGTTTTGCCTTAGAATATGAGTTATCGTTATCTTCAGATGAGGAGTCTGAAGTGGCAAGTCAGACAGCTGAGAAGAGGCAGAGCAGGCTGTAACTCAGGGTTCTGTTAAATGTAGTCTTCATTGGTGAGTCCAGCGGAGTATGAACAGCTCATCTGAGCTCTCATGCTTGTAGCCTAGACCAGCACCACAACCTAGTTCCTGTCCCTACCCACTCTGGCAAGGGAGTTCTTTTGACCTTCATTTTTCTCAGCTGTACCATAAAGTCATAGATATCTCACCTTATAAGATCAGGGTGGAAATGTGTCAGCTGTTATCCCATAGCTTGGCAGGTAGCATGGTTTTGATGATGCTTATAATACCAGATGTGACTAGCACCCAGTGTGCTTTGttcttacaaaattatttttctcactaaattatttatgttcttcACAGCTTCAAGACAAGGCCACTGTGCTAACCACGGAGCGTAAGAAGGTGAGTTGTTGCCTGCTGCGAACACTCGCCTTCTTGGAGAAAGGGCTAGTAGAAGCCTGCTTTCATTGCTGctctttgggggtttttgttttgttttcttagagagGAAAGACTGTCCCTGAGGAGCTGGTGAAACCTGAAGAGCTCAGCAAGTACCGGCAGGTGGCATCCCATGTGGTAAGTGGCTGAAGGTGGGCTCTACTGTTTCTAGGACAAGGTGGCCGGAGAAGTCGTGGGAAATGCTactcaggtctctggcatgttGTCTCGCCTTGGCTGCTCTTCTGTCCTGCCATGCAGTGGGGGAATTGGTGCATCCAGGCAGCCAGCCAAGCTGGATGGATAAGGGATAGAATTCACTCTCATTTCCTGGCTGGGGAGGAATATGGGGGGTGTGCGGAAGGGGAGTGGAGGAGCTGCGAGGCTTGGATTTGGCTGTGACTGGGTTTCATGTGGCTCTGTCTGCAAAGGGGCTACACAGTGCTAGCATTCCTGGGATTCTCGCTCTGGACCTGTGTCCCTCAGACACCAACAAGATTCTCACTGGTGAGTCTAGGCCTGGCCTGGCAGTCAAAATGAGGGATGGCAGGACCCAGGGAAGGGACAGGCCCTTGGTTCTCTGCATGGATTTAAGGACAGAAAGAccttctgtagcccagggtaCTTAAAAGCCTGGCTCATTTATGTCTTCTTGGATCTTCTCCAGGTGGGGCAGATAAAAATGTTGTTGTCTTTGATAAGAGTACTGAGCAAATCCTGGCCACTCTCAAAGGCCATACCAAGAAGGTCACCAGTGTGGTGTTTCATCCTTCTCAGGTAAGGCACTCTCGAAGTCACCCTTGTCTTTCTCTAAGTCCAGTTCCAGTGGTTTTGAGTCTCAGAACTAATTGCCCAACCTCTAGCGTTTTGGTGAAGCAGGCATTGATGGTCTCCATGATGACCCCCatgacagtggttctcaaaccaGGGGAGAAAGTAAGTGCCACCGACAAACACCCTAGAGTGTTTATAGATAAACCACAGATGGCCCAGCTCCATGTAGTTCTGACGGCCAGATGCCTATCCCATGACCTCACGGGGGTAGGCTAAAACCTTAATGTTGACTATTGAAAGTTGTGTGAGTTCAAATAGATGAGAACCCTTGGCTTAGAGGCTTAAGCTAGCTTAGTAGACGAGATTAATGGCTTCATAAGATTTGAGCCAAGAGTACAGTGGCTTGGTATGCGGCTGCCTCTGGTACTGGAGCAGTGCCTCCCAGTTAGTCTTTCTCTTGAGAAATTAGGAAACTGAGAAATAGAGGAGTATATAtgttttagtcagtgttctgttgctgcaaagagacaccatgaccatggcaacttttataagagaaaccatttaattgggtgAGTCCATTATGGAGGCAGGGAGTATGGTGgcaagcatggcactggagcagtagctgagagctgtaTTCTTATctgaaaggagacagacagacagatacatgtgtgcacatagacAAACATATGTGACATGCTTCCTCTGAAAAGGgcataccttctaatcctttcaaatggtgCCACTTTTGGTGACTAAATATGAGCCTATGGTattcattcttattcaaaccaccataactgtgaaaaactgaaaaacttaATTATAATTGAAAGCaatattttcctgtttatttgatattagggCTACATTTGGCTTTTATGAAAATGTGTTAATGAAAGAGGAGAGTTGCTTTTATCTTTTAGCTGTTACTATCCTTAGATAATCAACTTGCCCTTGAGGTCAAAGTGGAAGGGACATAGGCTCAGTGCTGCTCTGATCTGGGCCATCTAGTACAGTCGTCTTTGGCTGCAGGTGGCACGTGACCCTGATCCCTCAGTTGCACTAGCCATATCACCCAGTCTGATAGCTCTCTGATGCAGTTGTTCTTTGTCTGTAAGTAGTGAAAATCTCGCTTGGCCTAGTGCTGACTGTTTCAGCAGCACGTTCTTTCTTGGCTTTGTTGTTTAGATAGATGGTCACAGGCAGGACTGGGAGAgtagttgcaggcagttgtggcTGTCCTCATCACCCTGGAAAAGAGTGTTATAATGCATCTCACCTCTTGGATTCTgattcttgctctcttctctttcaggAACTGGTGTTTTCTGCGTCCCCTGATGCTACTATCAGGATTTGGTCGGTCCCGAACACTTCATGCGTACAGGTTGTTCGGGCCCATGAGAGTGCGGTGACAGGCCTCAGCCTCCATGCTACTGGAGACTATCTCCTGAGCTCCTCTGATGATCAGGTGCAGTCACAGCCAGGGGGCCCTGAGGGGGCTGCTTTCTCATCCTGGGAGGAGGGACCATCTTTCTGGGGGCAACTGGAAATGTTTCTTCTCTGGGAACTAACTCTGCAAGTGGGTACTGATGCAGGGTCTGTCTTGAAGGCCACCAGACCCACTTTCTCAGTGGCTTTTTTGTCTCATTTCTAGTACTGGGCCTTCTCTGACATCCAGACAGGGCGTGTGCTCACTAAGGTGACAGATGAGACCTCCGGCTGCTGTAAGTGGCCATCGAGGCACTGAACTCCTTTGTTTGTAGTTTGTCAGTACGTTTCATGTAGTCATTTGCTTATGTGTTCTCAAGACCTTATTTACCACTGGCACCAGTATAGTACTTGTACTGGGTGGGCACAGTGAGGAATGAAGAGCTCTCACCCTCCTGCAGACTCCTGACTACagatctctctcccctctcctcagctcTTACCTGTGCACAGTTCCACCCTGATGGGCTCATCTTTGGAACAGGAACCATGGACTCCCAGATCAAGATCTGGGACTTGAAGGTAGGACATGCAGGTCTCATCTGGGGCCCAGAGGGAGAAGGAACTAGTGAGCTGTGGTGACAGGCTCTGGGGAATCTCAGGGCTTAGGAGAGGAGACCCTGGCTCTGTTTGTGTGGCATGAGTGTGACCAAGGAACTGTGGGTGTGTGGGACATCTCAGAATGGGAGTTTGGTAAGCCCTGTGTTTTTTCCTGACTTGACCAGTGAATGTTATTTCATTGCTCAACCCCCCACTGGTAGGAGCGTACCAATGTGGCCAACTTCCCTGGCCACTCTGGCCCCATTACCAGCATCGCCTTCTCTGAGAATGGGTACTACCTGGCCACGGCAGCTGATGACTCTTCAGTCAAGCTCTGGGACTTACGCAAGTTGAAGAACTTCAAGACATTGCAGCTGGACAACAACTTTGAGGTGTGTTCCTCCCTAGTCTCAGTTGCTTCTCCTTACTCAGCAATAGTTTCTGCATTCATGTAAGCTGCTTCTGTTTGTTCCCAGTTGTGTTGTGTCTTCTGGTCATTTGTGTAATTGCCTCTTTTTGGGGTTTGGCAGGTGAAGTCACTAATCTTTGACCAGAGCGGTACCTACCTGGCACTTGGGGGTACAGATGTCCAGATCTACATCTGCAAACAGTGGACAGAGATTCTTCACTTCACAGGTAGAGGCTGCTTGTGGCCTTGGGTGTGTGTTCTGGAGAGAAGTGGGGATAAAGTTCTGGGCTTGGCTTAGATattcctgtcttttctctctttgctgTCATGGGAATAGAACACAGCCAAGGATTCTGTCACTGagccctcactcccaccccacccagcagCTTTTACTAATGGCTAGGGGCAGTAGAGCATTGTAGCCTAGGAAAAGTACTTGTGAGTGTGTTTGGCTGTGAATACTGTTACTAGCTGGCCTTTCCCAAGTTGTGTGTTGAGAGGGCCAACTGTGATTTCTCTGATGCTCCAGGAAAACTGGAATAAATGAAGATACTTGTGGGGGTTATGAGGATTTATATGAAAGTGCATAGGTTAGAAGTGTCCTGTGGTATATTTGGTATTGGGTCTGGATTTGAGTATTATTTTTTGTGAACTTTTTATTGGGGTCTGTCATGGGTGAGCCAGGAAGCTTATAAATCAAGTTGGGAAGAACAGATGGAAGGTAGTTTAGTACGTTTGTTTTGCTCTATATGGAGATGGAATTCAGGACCTTTCCCACAGTAGCAGGTGTTCAGGCCCCAAAACGAGTACTTAAGGGCAAAGTCTGAGGCTGACACAGTGCTGAGCGAGCGTTTCTCACCTCGGAGTCACCCTGTGACCCTGGGTTGCTTTAGCTTCATCTTTAGGGTGGGGATGTTGCTGTAGGTGGTAactcatacctgtaattccaacacttagcTGAAGCTAGAGGATCACCTTGAGTTTGAGCCAGTTGGGAGTGCAAGAGGGCTTTTCTCTGGGGAGCTAGGGAGCTCCAGGTGTTATCCTATGTCTGGAAGGAACTTGCCCTGGTCTCTTGAGTCCTGTGAAGAGGATAGCTCAGCTTTCGCTGTTCTGGATCTAGCTCTGTGCTGTGTGCCCTGAACCTTGACACCTGTGAGCTAGAACAGGCTAATGGACTATTCCAGGTCCAGGCAGTGAGTTAAAGCTAAACATACATACCAAGATTTTCTGCTGGACTGAAGTACCCTTGCCCAAAAAGCTCAGGTGAGAGCGGGATTGGTATCCTGATGTTCATTCACCCCACCCACAAAGAGTGCTGCTTCCTGCCAGGTGCTGAGTGCTGGCTAAGGATAAGCAGTGCACGGAATCCTGCCATTGGGGGATGTAGTGCAGTCTGCCCTTACCATCTGAGTTTGTGCCAGGAGCATGCTACTCAAAACAAAATTGTTGTTGAGCCTGAAGAAGGAACAGCCTTCTCacacttccctttcttctctcctcagaGCACAGTGGCCTGACCACTGGAGTGGCCTTTGGACACCATGCCAAGTTCATCGCTTCAACCGGCATGGACAGGAGCCTCAAATTCTACAGTCTGTAGGCCCTATGCCTTCTCACCGTTCTGGGCCTCATCTCAGTAGTGGGCTAGAGttagagggtgggggtgggggtgggactttaggaggagagggaggtctggtgggggggACATTCACATCATTTCATTTTGGTCTGGATGATGGTCTGAGCCAGGGCACATAGAACACTGCTATCCATGCAGCCTTTGGGCCCCAGGGAACGGTCACCCTGTAAAGTGCTCAGAGTCGGAGTCCAGCACCTCCCCCAGTGGTGGCAGCTGTTCCATGCCTGCTCTGTTtcagctcttctgagacagggAGGTGAGCCAAGGGAACTgtgaaggggaggggcaggaggactCTTGCAGGTTTTTGTAAGCAGCGATctagtttcattaaaaaaaaaaagctacacagTAAACAGTCAGCTTCTTGTGTTTGTCTGCCAGAAACCCTGACTTGGGAAGGTCATGGGAGAGGGAGCACAGTGTGGGACACGAGTGACCAGGAAGCCTCCCCTGcagcagaaatgaaggaaagcCTAAAAGCATCTGTCAGAGGTCTCCATGCTCCGGAAGCCTTGACCTTGTTTCCAGGGCCTCTGCCGCTTGTGCTGTGCTTGCTCCCTGGCTTGGCTTTTCTTACAAGCCGGGAAGGTAGTGAGGTGCTAGAAGATTAGCCTAGCCTGCTGGTGGGTTGCTGTGAGCGAATTGCTAGGGATGATACTTCAGGGAGAGATGATATACACTGATTCCTGGCTGGCTTGACCAAAGAGATTTTCTTGTCTGGCAGCTAATTTGTTGAAGTAGAGCTGTTCCCAGGGCAGACAGCTAGACTAGAGCACAGCAAACAAAATGTTAGATGATAAAACAGGAGGGGATTAATGTGGGCTCCTGTGGCTGCTTGACATTTGGAAGTTACCTGGTActaaaggaggggaggagaattGTAGGTAGAAGGAAGGTTGGTTCTGAGGTTGAGGTAAGTGAGGTATGGGCAGCAGGAGGTACATGCTGCTGTCCAAGGGAAAGTAACCATTAGCTGTGCCAATGGAATGTTGGCATTTGGAGTTAGGAGTGTGGCAAGATGAgggaggaatgtgtgtgtgttggggggggggggtgttggtgagtccacagagaaactcttggGAAAGAAGACCTGAGAAGTGAGCTATTGCTTAGAGGGTTGTGTGGAAGCTAGGGAGTCCTGATAACACAACAGAACAACTGGGTATGCTCTGTCAGGCTGTCCTGTGGGCGAGGGGATTTGAATTTACCCTATCTGCCAGAGTGGAAAATCTGTATAGTAGAGAACCATCTGCTGTGATTACTATATAGCCCATTGCTCCCTAGAAGTGTATCCAGTAAACctacaggggctggggagacagctccgTTAGTAAAGTGCTTTCTGAATCAGCATGagctgaattcaatccccagcacctaatgtgaaaaggccaggcatggtgagcccctcagtgctggggaagcagagacacgGATCCCAGGAGTTCACACACA
Proteins encoded in this region:
- the Prpf19 gene encoding pre-mRNA-processing factor 19 isoform X2; translated protein: MSLICSISNEVPEHPCVSPVSNHVYERRLIEKYIAENGTDPINNQPLSEEQLIDIKVAHPIRPKPPSATSIPAILKALQDEWDAVMLHSFTLRQQLQTTRQELSHALYQHDAACRVIARLTKEVTAAREALATLKPQAGLIVPQAVPSSQPSVVGAGEPMDLGELVGMTPEIIQKLQDKATVLTTERKKRGKTVPEELVKPEELSKYRQVASHVGLHSASIPGILALDLCPSDTNKILTGGADKNVVVFDKSTEQILATLKGHTKKVTSVVFHPSQELVFSASPDATIRIWSVPNTSCVQVVRAHESAVTGLSLHATGDYLLSSSDDQYWAFSDIQTGRVLTKVTDETSGCSLTCAQFHPDGLIFGTGTMDSQIKIWDLKERTNVANFPGHSGPITSIAFSENGYYLATAADDSSVKLWDLRKLKNFKTLQLDNNFEVKSLIFDQSGTYLALGGTDVQIYICKQWTEILHFTEHSGLTTGVAFGHHAKFIASTGMDRSLKFYSL
- the Prpf19 gene encoding pre-mRNA-processing factor 19 isoform X1, with product MSLICSISNEVPEHPCVSPVSNHVYERRLIEKYIAENGTDPINNQPLSEEQLIDIKVAHPIRPKPPSATSIPAILKALQDEWGWPNSPALPQSSQWPTLSQDAVMLHSFTLRQQLQTTRQELSHALYQHDAACRVIARLTKEVTAAREALATLKPQAGLIVPQAVPSSQPSVVGAGEPMDLGELVGMTPEIIQKLQDKATVLTTERKKRGKTVPEELVKPEELSKYRQVASHVGLHSASIPGILALDLCPSDTNKILTGGADKNVVVFDKSTEQILATLKGHTKKVTSVVFHPSQELVFSASPDATIRIWSVPNTSCVQVVRAHESAVTGLSLHATGDYLLSSSDDQYWAFSDIQTGRVLTKVTDETSGCSLTCAQFHPDGLIFGTGTMDSQIKIWDLKERTNVANFPGHSGPITSIAFSENGYYLATAADDSSVKLWDLRKLKNFKTLQLDNNFEVKSLIFDQSGTYLALGGTDVQIYICKQWTEILHFTEHSGLTTGVAFGHHAKFIASTGMDRSLKFYSL